In Oncorhynchus clarkii lewisi isolate Uvic-CL-2024 chromosome 2, UVic_Ocla_1.0, whole genome shotgun sequence, one DNA window encodes the following:
- the LOC139379271 gene encoding protein S100-A1-like isoform X1 codes for MPSQLERSLQSLITVFHRYADKDGDCNTLSKKELKELMQTELGSFLKSQKDPAAIDKIMKNLDQNDDGMVNFKEFVSLVVDLSIACEQIYQLHIMKAAAKK; via the exons ATGCCGTCTCAATTGGAGAGATCCTTGCAGTCCCTGATCACGGTGTTCCATCGCTATGCCGACAAGGACGGTGACTGTAACACACTGAGCAAGAAGGAGCTGAAAGAACTCATGCAGACAGAACTGGGCAGCTTCCTGAAG tcCCAGAAGGACCCAGCCGCCATAGACAAGATCATGAAGAATCTGGACCAGAATGATGATGGGATGGTAAACTTCAAGGAGTTTGTCTCTCTGGTGGTGGACCTCTCCATTGCCTGTGAACAGATCTACCAGCTCCACATCATGAAGGCTGCCGCTAAGAAGTGA